The DNA region TCTCAAGTTCATAGTAGTTGTGTCTTCTAACCATTCTGAGTCTTACAAGCTCCAAAATTCCTGCAGATAGCATGGAAAAGATGGATATGAAGAGCCCAATGCCTATCCTCTGCAGTTGAGTAAAGCCATTTTTGTGTCCTGTGAATTTTCTAGCTAATGGGACAATGATTCGATCATAGACTGGGACCCAGAAAATGACACTGATGGTGTCAACGACCGGCATTGATGCAGATGAGATCTTGAAGGAAGAGGAACCAAACTGCCGATCCATGGTGTCGCCTTGCAACACAAATAAGGTGCTCATCTGATTGTATACAGTGGCAAAGATGATGCCTGTGACCCATATAGGAAGCAAGCGTATGATAGCTTTCAGCTCCTCAACTTGGGTAACTGTGCAAAGTCTCCATGGATCTTTCGAGTCCTTGACGTGATCTGTCTGTACCTCCACTGCCGCTTTGTCAAAGAAGCTGAAGAACACAACATTACATTGTATGGAGGTAGAACAAGCCAAGGAATGccaaggaaaatgaaaacagaatCCATCCAaatccaacaaaagaaaaaaagactgTATCTTACATTTATACAAAAGCATTATGAACCCTTAATAGTTTGATTTGCAAGAATTGGATTTGCGTGTGGGTggaatttgtaaattttatagaCATGAAATCCTATGACAAAGCCAAGAAGGTTAGGAGAAATCACTTAatctttttttgaataagttGTGACTTAACTTTGTATCAGAGACAGAAGTCATGAGTTCAAATCCTAATTTTTAAAGtcagtgatgatttaacatgaacTTACGTTAAATCTTTTGTGTGATCAAGCTTGCGGCTTCCTTTAATAGCAGATTCTGCTGCATCCGCAGTCTCATACAAAAGGGGCTTATACAAAAGGGACTTGTCATCAGGTACTTCAACCTTGCATTTTCTCACGCATGCCACAATCACTTGACAAATGCGTGTAAGAGGGCTGCCTCCAGGTTTCTGGTTCCTATACAATCGAGTACCTGAAAAGAAACTCAACACAGCAATTCCCATGGCCACTGCCGGGATGCCAAAGCCCCATCCCCATCCCACATTGTCTTGTATCCAGACCAGCACAGAAGAAGCAACCAGAGAGCCAATATTGATTGAAAAATAGAACCAATTGAAGAAAGAACctttgtgttttttctcaaCCTCGTTCGTATCATCAAATTGTTCTGCTCCATACGATGAGACACAAGGCTTAATCCCACCAGTGCCCAGTGCGATCAGGTAAAGTGCTAGAAAGCACACTGCAGCTTGTGTGTCTGTTGCATCGCAGTTATCTTCTCCATAGCACGTAGGCTTTAGGCCAGGGACTGATGCTGACACTGTTAAAAGAGTCATCCCctaagtaaaatagaaaaaagatttCGTCATTTAGGGAGCAAGAGTTACGAAGACAAGAGTGCTTTGAAAACTCTGGTCAACAGGCAAAATGGTGTGATTGTAAAGGCTCAATTGACACAACATTCTCTTACATATTTTACTGAATGTTTAACTGTCTTTTGAAATCGCACGTTTTGAAACTGATAAACCAAACTGATACTCAATTAGATAAGCTACCAAGTTAAAGAAGTTTCAGGTTAACCAAACTTACAATAACATAGACGATGGAGAAACAGAAAATAGTCCAATATCTTCCAAGATAGGCATCAGCCAAAAATGCCCCAATCAATGGGGTGATTGAGCATGTTCCACTCCAATTTGCTACGTTTTTGCTAGCAGTAGCACTTTGCTGGTGTAGTCGCTTCTTAAAGTAAAGCACCAGGTTGGAGCTAATCCCATAGTATGCCAATCTTTCACAACATTCATTTCCTATTTATGAAAGCCCAAAGTGATAAGTTTATTATCTCCATAACCCAGATTCCACTAAGTTGTATGAGTGCTGCTAGGGTTCAATAACTTTAATTATAAGCTTTTTACAAACTCACGTGCTAGTTTATATAGCACTTACTAAGTCAgtcattaaaatataaactatcaCGTGAGAGTTTAACTGTAACttacatatttataaattaatgtgataGTTCATGTGATACTTATCATGTCAGTTACTAAAATATGAAATCCCTCAATACACTTAATGACATTCAGTTTATAAAATGCAGACTATCACGTCAATTTACAAGAAATAATTGCAAGAATTGTAGTGCGCAATCATTTTTTAAGTACTTGTATTAGGAGATGAATTACACAAGTACCTAGAATATAAGGGCATGCCTTCCAGGTTCCAGTTTTGGTTTTATCTGCCGGATTTCCTCTGTAATCTACAGTCCCATCTTTCGTGTAGGTATCATCTTCTGCCATGGTTTTTCCTGAACTTCTTTGTGTTTGCTTGCTCTTTCAAGGGGATTTACTCGGAGCTTGAGTCTGAGCTAATAACACACTAAACAACAACCATAAAGTGcattaattttcttcaaatatatGATAAATTATGCAACTCTTATACATGGTACTAAATTCTAGAGTAGATTGCATGAAACAATTTATCTGCTCAAAAA from Corylus avellana chromosome ca10, CavTom2PMs-1.0 includes:
- the LOC132163966 gene encoding protein NRT1/ PTR FAMILY 8.2-like isoform X1 is translated as MAEDDTYTKDGTVDYRGNPADKTKTGTWKACPYILGNECCERLAYYGISSNLVLYFKKRLHQQSATASKNVANWSGTCSITPLIGAFLADAYLGRYWTIFCFSIVYVIGMTLLTVSASVPGLKPTCYGEDNCDATDTQAAVCFLALYLIALGTGGIKPCVSSYGAEQFDDTNEVEKKHKGSFFNWFYFSINIGSLVASSVLVWIQDNVGWGWGFGIPAVAMGIAVLSFFSGTRLYRNQKPGGSPLTRICQVIVACVRKCKVEVPDDKSLLYKPLLYETADAAESAIKGSRKLDHTKDLTFFDKAAVEVQTDHVKDSKDPWRLCTVTQVEELKAIIRLLPIWVTGIIFATVYNQMSTLFVLQGDTMDRQFGSSSFKISSASMPVVDTISVIFWVPVYDRIIVPLARKFTGHKNGFTQLQRIGIGLFISIFSMLSAGILELVRLRMVRRHNYYELESIPIPIFWQFPQYFIIGCAEVFTFIGQLEFFYEQAPDAMRSLCSAIQLTSVALGSYLSSLLVTIVTTVSTRHGKPGWIPDNLNYGHIDYFFWLLAVLSVLNLGAFLFIAKWYTYKRPVRTDLK
- the LOC132163966 gene encoding protein NRT1/ PTR FAMILY 8.2-like isoform X2; this translates as MTLLTVSASVPGLKPTCYGEDNCDATDTQAAVCFLALYLIALGTGGIKPCVSSYGAEQFDDTNEVEKKHKGSFFNWFYFSINIGSLVASSVLVWIQDNVGWGWGFGIPAVAMGIAVLSFFSGTRLYRNQKPGGSPLTRICQVIVACVRKCKVEVPDDKSLLYKPLLYETADAAESAIKGSRKLDHTKDLTFFDKAAVEVQTDHVKDSKDPWRLCTVTQVEELKAIIRLLPIWVTGIIFATVYNQMSTLFVLQGDTMDRQFGSSSFKISSASMPVVDTISVIFWVPVYDRIIVPLARKFTGHKNGFTQLQRIGIGLFISIFSMLSAGILELVRLRMVRRHNYYELESIPIPIFWQFPQYFIIGCAEVFTFIGQLEFFYEQAPDAMRSLCSAIQLTSVALGSYLSSLLVTIVTTVSTRHGKPGWIPDNLNYGHIDYFFWLLAVLSVLNLGAFLFIAKWYTYKRPVRTDLK